CTCGTGCGGCATGCACCACAACATGGCGCCTATTATTTGACTTCGGAAGTCAGATCCTTGTCCACGGGATACCATAGTGAGCCTCAAATTGTCGAAGCTGCCATGTCACTCATGGACGCAATGACGCTGAAGGTCAAATGGCCAATGGCAATCGCTGTTTTTGAAGACAACGCGGTGGTGGTGCGCTACAGCACCATTCCGCTGTCTCCGCTGGCGCTGTTGCATTCATCGATCAATATGCGGCTCAGTCTGGCCAGCCGGGCTTTAGGACGCGCCTATCTGGCATTCTGTGACAATGAGGAGCAGGAAATAATCCTTGACGCCCTCGCCCTCTCGAGTAATGCAGAAGATGCGCCTGCTCGTGACCGGGTAACTTTCCAAGAGTTACTCCGGGATATACGCAGCAATGGATTTGCCACACGAAGCAGGACGGTTCGACCGGTTTCGCAAACAATCGCTGTTCCAATTCTCGTTCAAAACCGAGTTGTTGCCACAGTGGGTCTGACTTTTTTTTCATCAGTTCTGACTGATAAAAAGGCCATTGCCACTTATCTTGCTGATCTTCAGGAACTGGCAAGAAACGTGAGCACCCGCCTGCAGCAATTAAATCATTCGGCAAAAGACAAGGCAATCTCCGACATGAATAAAGGCTTGAAACGCCAAAAATAATAAGCCGTATGCCAAGCGACACTCGGGACACACGTAAGTCGCCTATTTATTCTGATGTATGCACAAATTGGCTGAGAACTACATGGGCGTATGGATCGCTCTTGTCTCCACTTCGTGCTGCGCAACGCCATCCACATTTCGGCCCGTCTTTTGTGCGCTTGGCGGCTGTACAATGCTTTTTTTCAAAGACCCTTAATGATTTGTATCAAGACTGGAATCCACGCTGTCGGCTGACCGCAAGCTCGTCAGATAAATAGCGCCGGCGGTCAAAAACAGCATAGCAGTCACTCCCACTACTACCCCGATAAAGGCGTAGTCAAATGAAGCGAAAGCAATCGACAGTAGCCGTTGACTTTGTTCGGGTGGCAATTGCTCTGCAACCAGATGCGCCTGGTCCAGGCTGTCGCGCACAATACCCGGCACAGAAAAATCAGCAGGCAACACCAATTTCATCGTATAAATCACAGACATGATACTGCCGAAAATAGTGACGCCCATTGCACCCCCCAGTTCGTAGGCCACTTCCTCTATTGACGCTGCCATGCCTGCCCGACTGGCGGGAGCGTTATTGATAATGGCTGTGGATGCGCCCGTAATGGCCGCACCCGCACCAAATCCGAAAACCGCCAGCGCCACTGACCACCACAGGATGGCGCCATCGAATATAAACAAATACCAAAGTGAGCCAACTGCCGAGACCAGCAATGAAAGCCATAGCAGACGAGCCGTACCAAGCTTTGGCTGCAATGATCCCATTAGCGGTCCGGCAAAAAAAGCCGCAAGAGGGATTGGCAAAATGAGCAGGCCGGCCTGCAATGGAGAGTAACCACTTACCAATTGCAACCGCTGGCTAAAAACGAGTTCGAATCCAATAAGCGTTGCCGACATAACCGATGCAGCGATGACCCCAAGCAGAAACTGTTTATTGCGGAATAAACCAAGATCAATCAAAGGTGCCGCACTACGCTTTTGTCGACGATAAAAAATGAACAGAGCACCAATGCCCAGCACCAGCGTGATGACAAATGCAACCCAGTCAGCCTGCGGCTTTCCCAGTTCCTTGATTGCATAGGTCAGGCCAATCAGGCCAACCATGATTTGCGCGGAACTGATCAGATCCCATTTACGGGTTTTATTACCCGGCCGTTTTTCCAGAACGCGCGCGCCCACTACGAAGGCAATCACGACCACAGGCACGTTGATCAGAAAGACCGAACCCCACCAGAAAAACTCCAGCAAAATACCACCAACTACCGGCCCGAAAGCGGCACCGCCGGACGCAACGGCAGCCAGATGCCAATAGCAAAGGCACGTTCCTTATCATCCTCAAAGGTCAGCCGAATAATGGACAATGTGGCCGGCATCATCATGGCGGCGCCCACGGCAAGCAATACACGGCTGCAGATAAGTACTTCGGGCTACGTGCGAAAGCTGCCACCAGCGATGCCACGCCAAATACCAGCAAACCGTTAAGAAAAAGCTGCTTGTGTCCGAGGCGGTCACCCAGCGTGCCCAGGCCCGGCAGCAGACCGGCAACCACCAATGGATAAGCATTAATGATCCACAGCTTCTGTGAAGCACTGGCCTGCAGATCATGCGTCAAACGCGGTAACGCGGTGTAAAGCACCGTCAGGTCAATAACAATAAGAAACAAGGCGCTGGAGACGATAGCCAGTATCAGCCACCGGTTGTGTGCAGGTTTGTTAGTTGCAATCATGATAAAAAATTCGTTTGCTCCGACGGCCATGAGTAAAAGCCTGGGCGTGCGAGCCACATACAGTCAGCATCGGTAGGCGTGCGCTTGGGACCGATATGTTGCTTGGTATGAAATCAAATTATTCCTTGTAGGAATCAAGAGATGCACTATAATATAAATCCATACGTATGGAAAGTAATTTTTGATATGAACCAAAACAAATCACAAACCGTTGGCAGGCCGCGGTCGATTGACCGAGAGAAGCTGCTGGAATTAGCAGAGAAAATTGTTGCGCAACATGGTGTTGCCGGCCTGACAATGGACGCATTAGCCAAAGCAGCAAATATTACCAAGGGCGGCGTACAGTATTGTTTCGGCAATAAGGAAGGCCTGATCAAGGCGATGATCATGCGCTGGAGCGATCATTTCGACGCAGAGGTTGCGCAGGCGGCAGGCGATAAAACGGACGCGATTGCGCATGTACGCGCCCATATAAAGGTTACCAGAGAGGCCGATGTACAGGATGAGTCACGTTTTGCCGCCATGCTCGCCGGGCTGGTTCCGAACTCCGACCAGTTGGCCGAAACTCGCGCGTGGTACGCCAGACAGTTGGGCGGGCTGGATTTTTCCACTGCACAAGGGCGCAATGCCCGGCTGGCCTTTATCGCCAACGAAGGCGCCTTCCTGCTTCGCAGTTTCAACTTCTTTGATCTGTCGCCACAGGAATGGCAAGCGGTATTTGGAGATATTGAGCGTCTGCTTGAACGACCGGACTGACAGGCTATATCCTGTTTAATTGTTTATTACCGGGGACGAACAAGCGCTGGCTTTTTTTGCCATAGTGCGCCATTAACGCAACGAACACGTACGTTCATTCAGGAAAAAAGTTGCTCCAAAAGTAACAGCACCACACAGGCACCCACCAGCACCGGAACAAAAACAAATGGGAAGCCATAACCATCCCATAATTTGGGCACACCATAGGCCTTGGGCGTTGTGTCGTTTGTCATGCCAATTTCCTTATATTGACCATTATCTGAATTCATTATTGTAGCTCAACCCATTTTTCCCGGGCTTGATGCCTGACAATATTCTGGGGCAATTGGGCAAATGGATCGTTCAGATACAGAGAGCAGTTGCCCGCGCAGGCACTAGAAGGCCTTTCAAAAGGACCGGTTCAATGAAGCAGCCCGTTCAAGCAATAAAGTGACCTGCTCGCACCGATGGGCTCAGACTGTCTGGCCAATATAAGCGACTCAGTTTGCGGGCAGAAGTGCGCGTTTTATGGCCGTTTTCTTGTATGGCAAAATTTTTTTATTATCGTTTCGATTCAGGCGTATGCAGGCACAACCCACTGGAAAAAAGTAAAAAAAAGCCCGTCTTGTGCAAACGGGCTTTATGTAGTGCCAGGCATTTGCAATTAGCAGTTGCCTTTCTTGGCTTGTCCGGGTGGGCAGAAGCGACCGCCGCCGCCTCCTCGATAGTGACCGTGACCACCGCCATCGTAACCATATGGATAAATACCACCTGGATCGACTGAAACAGATGGTCCCCGGGCCGTACAGCCAGCCAGGAAAACGACAGAAAGACCAAGAAACGCAATCATTTTTTTCATTTTGGATTCCCCATGGGTTAAATACGGTCATCTTACCGACGAACCTGCAGCTACGGATATCATAAATGTAAATTTGATTTCACTTATATACAATTGCAAACTTTATGCTGAAAATGATGGCGAAAAAGCCACTATTGGCCCATTCTGATGATGAAAAAACCCGCAAGGGTGTTCGTCTGCGTGAACCTCCCCTGCGAGCGAACATCTTGGCACCAGCAGCTATGTCCAAGGCACAGGCGCCAGAATAGCCACGGACTGGGATTCACAGTCAACTACGGAGGCCCGTAATCGCTTGCAAGTGCCTCCTGCCCGGGCTACCAGGCCACATTAAAACCAGCAGCGGCACCAATGCCACCAGCAGAATCCCATGAAGTATTCAGGCGCAGATTACTGTTTTTTCCCGTCCTGAAGGTGACACCAGAGGCCAGTGCCACTTGATTCCTGTATGTTGCCATCGCCATTCCAAAAGAGGCGTTCGCATTCGCGGGCGGCGGTGTCAGGGTAGTCATTGCCATTGCGCCGGAAATACCGGCATTAGCCCGTCGGCGGAATTTTTTTATTTGCGATTCCAATTGGCCGACACGTCGGTCCGTATATTGTCTGGACAGCGTGACCGCATTGTCCTGGGCCTGCCGACTGCGAAACTCCGTGAAAGCGTTTGCACTGGAAAGGACCTCACGCCCTACTTTCTCGCTGTACGCATTGGCGTTTTCCAGCGTGGCCTGATTTTGCCGTTCCGAGTACGATTTTGCCTGTGACAGCAGCTTTGTATCGTGCTGTGCACGCCCGGCCGCAATAATCTGCTCCACATGCTTTTTACCCTGAATAATGGTTTCGTTCTTGACTGCGTCGCTATAGGCGTTGGCCGCTGCAATGGCCTGGTTTCTGGACAAGTCGGAATAGGCCTTCGCTTGAGCCAGCACGGGCGAGCCAGCCTGATCGACCATTTTGATCAGATCATTTTTTACAGTATCGGTATAGGCCCGCGCCGCTTTCATCTGGCGCATGGTGACTGCCTCGTCGTCGCCGATACCATCGCGCAACCCCGACAGTGTGCGCGAACCAAAATTGACGTCGCCGGCCCTATGCGATTGTGAACCCGCTCCTATGGCGATGCCACCCTCTGAGGCAAAGGTTGTGGCAGGACCGATTATTTGAACTTTGGAACCAATTGCGATGCTATCTTTTCCGCGAGCGTTTGCGCCCCAACCGATGGCCACGGCACCATCGCCAATGGCCTCGGCCTCGTGACCCAGCTGGGTGGAGCGCGGTTCGCCCTGCTCTGCGCCCGCCTGCTGGCAAAATAGCAGCATGGAAGCAAGCGTGATTACGGTCACTTGCGGTAGAGTTCTCTTGAGTCTAAACATACAATCTTTCTCTCTCATTGAATCAATATATACGCCAGCGTGCAGATAACTGATCCGGCAATCGGATGCCGGATTCAGGTCTGGCAGCAGCAAAAATATTCTAGAGATTTGGAACAGATCAAAAAATCCGTAAATGCCGAAAGACGCGTACATTTACTCTGGAGAATCAGGATGTAATGATCACAATGACGTCGTCACATCACCGCCACAGAACCATGTCTCCCGCGGCTCGGCTGTTAGTACAATCACACACACGTTTGCCAAATCGGAAATCCGGTTGGCCGGCAGTGCTGCCGGTCATTAATTCAACGCCATCCGCAAGCAGGCCGCTTGCCTGTGCAATACATTGGTTATCATGTACACAAAACACTTTTTGCGCGGGAGCCTTCGCCCGCACACCCTTCTAAAAGGAAATAAACTATGGCAGATGCAATTGAGCTTGATTTGCGCGCACTGGTATTCGATGTTTTTGGAACGGTCGTAGACTGGCGCAGCGGTGTCATCAGCGAAGTGACTGAGTTTGCACGCAGGCATGCACTGACAACCATTGACCCGGCAGCCTTTGCCGACGTCTGGCGCAGTCATTATTCACCGTCAATGGAAGAGGTTCGCAGTGCAGACGCCCCTTTACAAGGTTGGATGTGCTGCACAGGGAGAGTCTGGAGAAAACGCTGGCAACGTTTGGAGCGTCGGCCGCCAGCCTGCCTGCGGATGCCCTGACCGAACTTAATCTGGCCTGGCACCGGCTGGATCCATGGCCTGATTCCGTATTGGGGCTCACTCGCCTCAAAAGCCGCTATATTATTGCTCCGCTATCTAACGGCAATATCCGGCTGATGCTTGATATGGCCAAACGGGCCGGCCTGCCCTGGGACGCCATTCTTGGGGCCGAAACGGCCCAGGCCTATAAGCCCGCGCCCCAAGCCTATTTGCGAACGGCAGAGATTCTGGATTTGCGGCCCGAGCAGATTTGCATGGTCGCGGCACACAACAGTGATCTTGCCGCAGCGCGCCTTTGCGGCATGCGCACGGCTTTCATTCCCCGCCCTACCGAGCACGGTCCACAGCAAACAAAAGACCTGGTGCCCGAACAGGATTGGGATGTCGTGGCGCGGGATATGCTTGACCTGGCGCAAAAGCTTGGCTGCTCGCCGACATAATCTGTTGGCATGCACATAAAAAATGAGATGAGTACCTGAGACTGCCAATGCAACCTTGCAGATGAAACGTGCAATGCTCTTGCAATTGAAAGATGTAAATGGACCCGACGCACGTACTCACGAGACTACTGCGGATTCTTGTAACTATTTATATTCACCTTTCATGCAGGCGTATTTGCGTGCCCGCAGGCAATGCCGAAATCTGCTGCACGCCGTTGTATATCAGGGGTCTGCAGATTTTCACCGGAAATACAATTGACATAGCTGCGTTTGCAGGACATGGGCACCGCGATGGTGACCTTTTACCGTGCGTTACATCCATGACAATTGCCATGCCATTGTGCATGCTACGCTAAAGACTCAAGTGATCAGAGTATCAAACGCTGATTTTTACATTAACTGAAACAGGAGCACAGCATGAATAAAGATATTGCAGCCGGCAAATGGGAACAGGTCAAAGGCTCTGTAAAGCAGACATGGGGAGAGTTGACTGACGACGATGTCGCCCAGGTCAATGGCAGTGCCCAGAAACTGGCAGGCATCCTGCAGGAAAAGTATGGTCGCACCAAAGAGGAAGCAGAAAAGCAAGTGAGTGACTTCTGGTCTCGCCACAATAACGACGTTTGATCCAGCGGCCCTGTTCGCTGATACGCAAATCGCTGGCCAGCACTAAACGATCTGATTTTTCTGATGAGTCGATTTATCCGAAGGGTAAGCTGCCTGACGGTTGAACAACTTGACGATTGAACGACCTGGTGTTGGGCGACATGGAAAATTCAGATAAACCAGCAGTCCGCAGCAGCGACGATATACATTCAAGCACCATACCGCAAGCTTTGCCGCCGAGTCGCTAACGGTGCAAAGCTTGCGGCCTTTTCAACTGCCGCACCCCCTTTATATAATGCCAAGGTCAGTCAGGTTCGAATGCTTATCTGATAAAAATCCTCTGCCTTTGGCAATCTCGCTTGTTCCATAGCACCATCAAGAAACAGCACCATTGCAGCCCGATCCTGCGTCTGCGCAACTCGCAAGCGCTGGGCGGGATAACGCTGTGCATGTACGATATTGAAAAGATACAGACCTGGATCGTCAACAAAACGCAATAACGCTTTGGCCTGATCAATGCCGTGCCCAGGCTGGCGAGCATCGCCTCCAGGGCCTGATTGAACACGCTACGCCGTAGCGGCTCGGTAAACTCAAGCGTCACGATCGTGATGGCCGAGTGCGCCTGCACCGGCCTTAGTGAAGCTTGTGGTTTGGGTCGCTGATGCGCCTGCTCCTGCTCCAGCTGCTGCACCGCATTTTGCCGGCCGGTACGAATAGCGCCGGCCAGCGGCCCTGTCAGAAAATTGGAAGATCCGGCGCCTGGCCTGGACGATACGTGCAGCGCTGACAACAAATCCAGCGGATTTGCGTTCGCAAAAAAGTGCGGTATGCTCATGACCGGTGCATCAGTATTGCTTGATACATGTTGGGCAACGACCCATGCCTGCTCTGCTGTGGCGCTGTCTGTTCTGGACAGCAGGACCAGATCCGCCTGCACCAGTTGTCGGGACCATTCAACATAAGCGCTCTGCTTATCGGTATTGACAGCATCCACGATGCAGATGCAGCCATTGTAGAAGAAACGTTCCTTGAGGAAAAAATCACTATGCAATGTAAAACGCAAGGCCGACGGGTCTGCCAGACCGCTGGTCTCTACAATAATGCGATTGAAGCGAGGAATGGTCCGCGCCAGGGCATCGGTGAACAGGCGCTGCAGTGTCGCGCTCATGGAGCCCTGCATCTGACAGCACAGGCAGCCGCCTTCTAGTAGAATAGTGGAAGGCTGTACGAATGACCAGTTTGCCTGGTCAATTCCCAGTTGGCCGATTTCGTTTACGATCACAACCGTATTGGCCATGCCGGGTTGCTGTAACAGCTGGTTGATATAACGGGTTTTTCCGCTACCCAGAAAACCGGTAACAGCGGTAATGGCAACCCGGTTGTCGGTATCAAATGCAGTCGTAGTCATACAAGGAGTCTGAAGTGGTGGTAGCAATAAACGGTGGTATGCAGTGTCGTCTGAAGACGTAAACAACATGCAGGTAGAACTCCTGCACTCGCTGGCCGATCTGCCGGACTTTGACTGGCGCGCCTGGTCCGACGATAACCCGTTTATCTCTCCGGCATTTTTACGTGCCATGGAAAATACCGGCTGCACCAGCGAGGAGACCGGCTGGCAACCGTGTCACCTGATTCTATACGATCAGCACCGGCAGCCTGCCGGTTTCATGCCAATGTATTTGAAAACTCATTCCCAGGCGAATTTGTCTTCGATATGGCCTGGGCGCGAGCCTTCAGCCAGTACGGCCTTGAATACTATCCCAAACTGTTATGCGCCGCCCCGTTTTCGCCGGTTACCGGCCCCCGCCTGATCGGTCGCAACGCCAGGCCAGGCACGTACTGGCCCGGGCGGCCATTGAAGTAGCCGGACGCATGCAAGTGTCGTCCATCCACGTACTGTTTCCCGAACAGGACGATCTGGCCGTACTACGCGAATCCGGCTACATGGTACGCGAAAGCGTCCAGTTCCACTGGAACAATGCCGGTTATGCCGATTTCGATGCCTTCCTGGCCAGTCTGACCTATGACAAACGAAAGAAAATTCGCCAGGAAGCGCGCAAGGTGGCACAGGCCGATATCACGTTTGAATATAAGCGCGGTCACCAGATTACCGCTGAAGATCTGTCGTTTTTCTTTTCCTGCTATTGCAATACATATTACGAGCGTGGTCGCCAGCCTTATCTGTCCGAGGCGTTCTTCAGCCAATTGCTACAACATGCGCCGGATAGCCTGCTGCTTGTAATTGCGCAGCGCCAGGGCAGCCCGGTAGCCTGTGCCATGAACATGATCGGTAACAATAAAATGTACGGTCGTTATTGGGGCGCGCACGAATATATACCTGGCCTGCATTTTCAAACCTGCTATATGCAGGGCATACGCTATTGCATTACCCACGGCATTGCACTGTTTGAAGGCGGGGCTCAGGGAGAACACAAGTTGTCGCGCGGGTTGCTGCCGCAGACAACCTATTCGGCACACTGGATCGCCCGGCCTGAATTTGCGGACGCCATCCATCGCTTTCTTGATGAGGAGACGGTGCATGTCCAGGCCTACCTGGACGATCTGCACGAACATTCGCCTTTCAGGAAACAGAACGACGCTCCGATACCGCGTGCTCCTTCACAGCCCGAGTAACCGTCCAGTGCCGGAGCACGATCGGCACCCGTTGCCGGGCCGCAGCCACAAAGGCATGTGGACCGGTCATTGCCTGAGGCGGGCGTGCCCCCCGAACAGCATAGCGCTGATCATGGCGACCAGCCCCTGGACAACCAGGCGAGCTGTGCAGCCGCCCGCTTATTTGTCTTCTTTATCTTTGTCTTTATCGAGATCGGCGGGGTTAAACGGGAAACCGCCAAATATATTGCTGGTCTGGTTCTGCATCTGCTCCTGCATCTGCACGAACATGTTCTTGGACTGCTCAACGTAATTGTTCATCATATTGTTAAGCAGCGGCGCCTGAATGTTCATGAACTGCGACCAGGCTTCAGCGCCAAATTGCGGTGTGTACACGCCTTTTGACTGTTCGGCCAGTTTGTCCTGAATATCGACAAATGCCTGCATGTTCTTCTCAAGATAGGAACCCATGACGCCCTGCATGGCGTGTCCGTAGAAACGGATAATATGCGCCAGCATGTTGGAACTGAACATGGGCACGCCACCGGATTCCGCTTCAAGGATAATTTGCAGCAGGATACTGCGCGTGAGTTCTTCGCCAGACTTGGCATCCAGCATCTGAAAGCGGACATTGTCCAACACCAACTGTCTCACATCCTGCAACGTAATGTACGTGCTGGTCTGCGTATCGTAGAGCCGACGATTGGGATATTTTTTAATTGTGCGGACGGTGTCCGTTTCAGTTGCTTTAGCCATTACCTGTTTAACCTTTAAATAACTGTCTTTGTCCGATTGAAGGACTTAACCCATATGCAGGCCACCGTTGACCGAGAAGTCGGCGCCGGTGGAAAAGCCGGATTCGTCTGAAGCCAGCCATGACACAATCGAGGCAATTTCTTCGGGCGTGCCCAACCTGCGAACAGGGATCGTGCCGACAATCTGCTCGAGCACCTCGGGGCGGATAGCGCGCACCATGTCGGTGCCGATATAACCAGGGGAGACCGTATTGACGGTAACGCCACGACTTGCAACTTCCTGCGCCAGAGCCATGGTAAAGCCATGAATACCTGCTTTAGCCGTGGAATAGTTGGTCTGGCCAAACTGCCCTTTCTGTCCGTTGACCGAACTGATATTAATGATACGCCCCCAGCGCTTTTCATACATATGCTCAATTACCTGCTTGGTCACATTGAACAGGCTGTTCAGATTGGTATCCATGACCGCGCGCCAGTCATCAATGGACATTTTGCGAAACACGCCATCCCGCGTAATGCCGGCATTATTGACCAGCACGTCCACGGGGCCGTGGTCAGCCCTGACCTTTTCAAATGCGGCGACGGTGGAATCCCAGTCGGATACATTTCCTGCCGATGCATAGAATGTATACCCCTGTGCCGCCTGTTCGTCAATCCACTGCTGGGCATTGCGCTGCGGACCGCAGCCGGCGATAACCGTGAATCCGTCTTTGTGCAGGCGCTGGCAGATAGAGGTCCCGATACCTCCCATCCCACCCGTAACATATGCTATTTTTTGTGTCATTTTGAACTCCTTAGGCTACTTTCACGGTAATAAAACGATGCATTGGCCTGGTCAGGCTTTGACTTTTACATACTGCCCCGGCGCCGGGGCCAGTGGCGGGTAGGCGGCATTGCCCTGCGTTGCTTTAGCTTTTACCTTGCGCCCGCTATGCCCCGCCAGCCAGCCGGCCCAGTCTGGCCACCAGCTGCCAGGTACCGACTCTGCACTTTCCAGCCATTGCCGGGCATCGGTCTGCTGCACCTGCATGGTATCACTGGTCCAGTAGTTGCGTTTGTTCTTTGCCGGCGGATTGATCACACCTGCAATGTGGCCGGAAGCGCCCAGAATATATCGGACATCGCCCGAGAGCAGACGTGCCGAGGCAAACGAGGCATGCCAGGGAACGATGTGATCTTCTTTTGAGCCATAAACATATGCCGGCATGTCCAGATCGGCAAGATCGACCGCTTCGGCGCATATTTTCAGCGCGCCCGCGCGGCACAGTCTGTTTTCCAGATACATATTCCGAAAGTACCAGGTGAAGAACGGACCCGGCAGGTTGGTCCCGTCGGAGTTCCAGTACAACAGGTCGAATGCGGGCGGTGCCTTGCCTTTCAGGTAATTGCTGACGACATAGTTCCAGACCAGTTCATTGGGCCGCAAAAACGAAAAGGTGGTGGCCAGTTCTTTGGCCGTCATCATCCCGCCCTGCCCCAGCAATTGCTCCCGATAGGCCACATGCGCTTCATCGACGAACACATCGAGTACCCCGGTATCTTCAAAATCGAGCAGCGTGGTCAGCAGCGTCACACTGGCCACCGGGTTATCGCCGCGTGCGCGCGCCACTGCCAGCGCGCTGGAAAGCATGGTGCCGCCTACGCAGAATCCCAGGGCATTGATCTGCGACTGACCGGTAATCTGGCAGACCGTATCGATTGCGGTCAGCACGCCCTTTTCTATATAGTCGTCCCAGGTTGACTTTTGTATGCCATCGGTATCTGCCACGGTCGGGTTGCGCCAGGACACCATGAATACGGTAAAGCCCTGGCTCACTGCATACTCCACCAGGGAATTGCCCGATTGCAAATCCAGAATGTAATATTTGTTGATGCACGGCGGGACCATCAGCAACGGCCGTCGGTACACGGTTGCCGTTTGCGGCGCATACTGCAGCAGTTGGAACCAGGGATTTTCAAATACCACGGAACCCGCTGTTGTGGCCAGATTGCTACCCACTTCGAAGCTGGATTCATCTGTCTGGGAAATCTGGCCGCGGCGCAGGTCGCCCAGCAGATTCAGAAACCCCTTCTGCAAAGACTCGCCATTCGTGTCTGTAAAGGTTTTAAGCGCGTCGGGGTTGGTCAGAAAATAGTTGGCGGGCGACATGGCGTCGTTCCACTGCTCAACCGAAAATCGCAGCCGTTCCCGCACATTATCGGGTACCGCAGCCTGTTCGACCATTTTCTGCATGATACTGGCCGACAGCAAATAGAGGTGGGCCATCAGCAGGTGCTGCGGGCTTTCCTGCCAGGCCGCACTGCTGAACCTTCTGTCGGTGAGCGGTGGCAAGGTACCCTGCTGGCCTGCCGCGGCTATTTGCTGCCATTTGGCGAGAAACTCGGTCTGCAACCGCGCCGGGAAGGCTGCATCCTGTGCCGGATCTGCCTGGCCTGCCCGTGCTTGATCAGTCTCGTTGGTCACTCGTCTCTCCGGCTGTGGTGGTCTGATGTTCATTCGTGCATGCTCACCGTGTACAAATCATTCTATATAAAAACAAACAGTACGTCAGACGGTATCTACCCCACTAAGGGAAACCCTGAGCGCCCACCAGGCCTGGCTCTGCACAAATTACCGGCCGCCGCAGACAATCAGGCTCGAGCCAAATAACCGTGGCCAATCTGCCGGTTGTCTGGCTGCGCCGGTAGGAATAAAAAAGGTCATCCTGCCGGTAGGTGCACAGGCCGCTTTGTTCAACCTGCCTGATGCCAAGCACCGCCAGGCGATGAGCTGCAATGCCGGAAAGATCGGCCAGCCACTTGCCTGGATTGTCCGGATGCGGCATGAAGCAAAAGGCCACCGTGGGATCCACATCCAGGAACGCCTCGCGCACTTGCGGACCGATTTCAAATACCTGGCGGGAAATGGCAGGGCCAATCCAAGCGTAATCAGGCAGTTTACCGCAGGCACTATGCAGTTTTTTGACAGTATTTTCCAGCACGCCTGCGGCCAGACCACGCCAGCCCGCATGAGCTGCCGCCACGCCCTTGTCCGAGGCAAATACCACCGGCAGACAATCGGCGGTCAGAATAGCCAATACCCGACCAGGCGTCATCGTCATACTGGCGTCAAACGGTCCCGCCACATCAGTCCCAACCCGGGCCGCATCTGCATCCAGTACGCTGGTGCCATGCACCTGGTCAAGCCAGACCGGGTCCCCCGGTAACAAAGCACGCAGCCGCTTGCGGTTTTCCCATACCG
Above is a window of Advenella kashmirensis WT001 DNA encoding:
- the phbB gene encoding acetoacetyl-CoA reductase, coding for MTQKIAYVTGGMGGIGTSICQRLHKDGFTVIAGCGPQRNAQQWIDEQAAQGYTFYASAGNVSDWDSTVAAFEKVRADHGPVDVLVNNAGITRDGVFRKMSIDDWRAVMDTNLNSLFNVTKQVIEHMYEKRWGRIINISSVNGQKGQFGQTNYSTAKAGIHGFTMALAQEVASRGVTVNTVSPGYIGTDMVRAIRPEVLEQIVGTIPVRRLGTPEEIASIVSWLASDESGFSTGADFSVNGGLHMG
- a CDS encoding PHA/PHB synthase family protein → MTNETDQARAGQADPAQDAAFPARLQTEFLAKWQQIAAAGQQGTLPPLTDRRFSSAAWQESPQHLLMAHLYLLSASIMQKMVEQAAVPDNVRERLRFSVEQWNDAMSPANYFLTNPDALKTFTDTNGESLQKGFLNLLGDLRRGQISQTDESSFEVGSNLATTAGSVVFENPWFQLLQYAPQTATVYRRPLLMVPPCINKYYILDLQSGNSLVEYAVSQGFTVFMVSWRNPTVADTDGIQKSTWDDYIEKGVLTAIDTVCQITGQSQINALGFCVGGTMLSSALAVARARGDNPVASVTLLTTLLDFEDTGVLDVFVDEAHVAYREQLLGQGGMMTAKELATTFSFLRPNELVWNYVVSNYLKGKAPPAFDLLYWNSDGTNLPGPFFTWYFRNMYLENRLCRAGALKICAEAVDLADLDMPAYVYGSKEDHIVPWHASFASARLLSGDVRYILGASGHIAGVINPPAKNKRNYWTSDTMQVQQTDARQWLESAESVPGSWWPDWAGWLAGHSGRKVKAKATQGNAAYPPLAPAPGQYVKVKA
- the pgeF gene encoding peptidoglycan editing factor PgeF yields the protein MKPLHVTGQRWPGVRYFTSTRHGGVSQAPYDSNNLGLHVKDDPQAVWENRKRLRALLPGDPVWLDQVHGTSVLDADAARVGTDVAGPFDASMTMTPGRVLAILTADCLPVVFASDKGVAAAHAGWRGLAAGVLENTVKKLHSACGKLPDYAWIGPAISRQVFEIGPQVREAFLDVDPTVAFCFMPHPDNPGKWLADLSGIAAHRLAVLGIRQVEQSGLCTYRQDDLFYSYRRSQTTGRLATVIWLEPDCLRRPVICAEPGLVGAQGFP